One segment of Panthera leo isolate Ple1 chromosome A3, P.leo_Ple1_pat1.1, whole genome shotgun sequence DNA contains the following:
- the LOC122215949 gene encoding LOW QUALITY PROTEIN: uncharacterized protein LOC122215949 (The sequence of the model RefSeq protein was modified relative to this genomic sequence to represent the inferred CDS: substituted 1 base at 1 genomic stop codon) → MGQTQTTPLSIMIDHFKDVRGRANNLSVEVRKGRWQFFCSSEWPTFNVGWPPEGTFDLPTIHRVRSIISQPKTGHLDQLPYIITWQDLVEDPPSWLKPFLAPLPPEPKPILALQGTKKKKSLIQPSAPLYPVLQGGTEEELIFPPSYNPSRMLEEHHPPPPGEADAVPRAGGGNAPVGSPPFTRQRAQREQSASAADSTILPLRATGPPDAEGNQPHHYWPFATSDLYNWKAQNPKFSEKPAGLIDLLDSVLFTHQPTWDDCQQLLQVLFTTEERERIVNEARKLVPGTDGNPTTNQAQIDASFPLTRPQWDFNTAEGKERLRVYRQTLMGGLRMAARKPTNLAKVGNVQQGKDESPAAFLERIMEAFRTYTPMDPEAPESKAAVIMAFVNQSAIDIRRKLQKIDRLGEKSLQDLLVVAEKVYNNRELPEDKQARAMATASSKQTRDLARILLATTADSPEERDRHLRQLADDTRKGKRTTKGGKQRLQKDQCAYCKEIGHWARDCLKRAGGKGSKTDRVKVLELDELSDXGSRGSDPLPEPRVTLKVEGTPVDFLVDTGAQHSVLRTPQGKLASKKSWVQGATGMSQYSWTTRRTVDLGTGRVSHSFMVIPECPYPLLGRDLLTKIGAQITFRQGGPQVTDGKGHPIQVLTMKLEDEYLLHQEALPREDNIDRWLQEFPSVWAETGGGMGLAAHRTPVLVELKPGESPVRIKQYPMSQEARKGIQPHIRRLRSLGVLVPCQSAWNTPLLPVKKPHTNDYRPVQDLREVNKRVADIHPTVPNPYTLLSSLAPSRVWYTVLDLKDAFFSLPLAPQSQPLFAFEWHDPEEGYSGQLTWTRLPQGFKNSPTIFDEALHEDLGEYRREHPGLTLLQYVDDILIAADTAKDCERGTQDLLATLGALGYRASAKKAQICRERVSYLGYILEGGQRRLSDARKETVLKIPTPTSRREVREFLGSAGYCRLWVPGFAEIARPLYEATKEGKTFKWTEKEEIAFNQLKKALLSAPALGLPDIMKPFHLFVDEHKGIAKGVLTQALGPWNRPVAYLSKKLDPVAAGWPPCLRIIAATALLVKDADKLTLGQEIWITTPHAIEGVLKQPPDRWMSNTRVTHYQSLLLNPPRVRFHPSAALNPATLLPDPDLGAPLHDCAGILEQVHGFRMDLTDQPLPDAEATWFTDGSSFVRDGHRYAGAAVVTEMDTVWAEALPSGTSAQRAELIALTKALMLGAGKRLNIYTDSRYAFATAHIHGAIYQERGLLTAEGRTIKNKQEILNLLTALWLPAKLAIIHCQGHQKADNPVARGNRKADQAAKAVALTPVPTMTIQLPDPGDPVLPDQPKYSQEELQRIKKLPMAQEIKGWWYTPNKELVLPDRLGVSILEHMHRSTHMGARKLKDLIRHAGIKIHQQDTKIEQVVSACKTCQLTNAKATSNKKGTRLRGTRPGAQWEVDFTEVKPGKYGYKYLLVFTDTFSGWVEAYPTKHETAQTVAKKLLEDILPRYGFPAMVGSDNGPAFISQVTQAVAKAVGANWKLHCAYRPQSSGQVERMNRTLKETLTKLTMETGGDWVTLLPYALYRVRNTPYTLGFTPYEIMFGRPPPVIPSLRAELLAEFKDQELFLSLRGLQRAHEDIWPRLRAIYEAGPTPTPHQYKPGDWVYVKRHHRETLEPRWKGPYIVVLTTPTALKVDGIATWVHHTHVQ, encoded by the coding sequence atgggacagactcagactactcctctaagtattatgattgatcactttaaggatgtgaggggaagagctaacaacctcagtgtggaagtccgaaagggtcggtggcagtttttttgttctagcgagtggccaactttcaatgtcggatggccaccagaggggaccttcgacctccctaccatccaccgagtcaggagtatcatctctcagcctaagacgggccatcttgatcagctcccttacattatcacttggcaggaccttgtggaagacccaccctcttggcttaaacccttcctagccccgctccctccggagccaaaacccattcttgctttgcaggggacaaagaagaagaaaagtcttatccagccttcagcacccctctaccctgtcttacaggggggtactgaagaagaattaatttttcctccctcgtataacccctctaggatgctggaagaacaccatcctccccctccgggggaggcagatgctgttccgagagcgggaggcggaaacgctccagtgggaagcccgcccttcaccagacaaagggctcagagggagcaatccgcctccgccgccgactccactattctgcccctgcgagccaccggacccccagacgcggaggggaaccagccccatcactattggcctttcgccactagtgacctctacaattggaaagctcagaatcctaagttttccgagaaaccggcagggcttattgatttattagactctgttctttttacccatcagcccacgtgggacgattgccagcagcttttgcaggtcctgttcacgactgaagaaagagaaagaatcgtcaacgaggcccgaaaactagttccgggcacagacgggaatcccaccaccaaccaggctcagatagatgcctccttccccttaactcggccccagtgggatttcaacacggcagaaggtaaggagaggctccgggtctaccgccagactctaatggggggtctccgaatggctgctagaaagccaaccaatttggccaaggtaggaaatgtacaacagggaaaagatgaatctccggctgcctttttagaacggatcatggaggcattccgtacctatacccccatggatccagaggctccggaaagcaaggcagctgttatcatggcctttgtaaaccaatcggccatagacattaggagaaaattacagaaaatagatagactaggagaaaaaagtctgcaggacttactggtggtagccgaaaaggtatataataaccgggagcttcctgaggacaagcaggcccgCGCCATGGcgactgccagcagtaagcagactcgagacctggccagaatactactagctaccactgctgactcccctgaggaacgagaccgccatctccggcagctggcagacgacacaagaaaaggtaaaagaaccaccaagggggggaagcagaggctgcagaaggatcagtgcgcatactgcaaggagatagggcattgggcccgagattgtctgaaaagggccggcgggaaaggaagcaagactgatcgagtaaaagtcctagagctagatgaactaagtgattaggggagtcggggttcggaccctctccccgaacccagggtaactcttaaagtggaggggacccctgttgacttccttgtcgacaccggagcacaacattcggtcctccgcaccccacaaggaaaactagccagcaagaagtcctgggtacaaggggcaactggtatgagccagtattcatggactacccgaagaacagtagatttgggaacgggccgggtatcccactcctttatggtaataccagaatgcccctacccgctgttaggacgggacttactgaccaagattggagctcagataactttcagacaaggggggcctcaggtcaccgatggcaagggccaccccatccaggtcctgaccatgaaactggaggatgaatacctcctccaccaggaggcgctcccgagagaggataatatagacagatggctacaagaattcccctcggtttgggcagagactgggggggggatgggactagccgctcataggaccccagtcctggtagagctcaagccaggagagagtccggtaaggatcaaacaataccccatgtcacaggaggcccggaaggggatccagccacacatccggagactacgaagcctaggggtactagttccttgccagtctgcctggaacacccccttactgccggtcaaaaagcctcacacaaatgactaccgaccggtacaagacctccgggaagtaaataagagggtcgcggacatacacccaactgttcccaacccatatactctcttgagctccttggcgccctccagggtctggtatactgtactagatttaaaggacgccttcttcagtctgccgctggcaccccagagccaacccttgttcgccttcgagtggcatgatccggaggagggctacagtgggcaactcacctggacacggctacctcagggattcaaaaattcacccaccatcttcgacgaggcactacacgaggacctgggtgagtacagaagggagcaccctggcctcaccctcctacagtacgtagatgacatcctgattgctgctgacacggccaaagactgtgagcgagggacccaggacctgctggctaccctgggagctttagggtaccgggcatccgcgaagaaggctcagatatgcagggagagggtaagttacctgggatatatcctggagggcggacagcggcggttatcagatgccagaaaagaaactgtcctaaagatccctactcccacctcccgaagagaagtgagggaattcctaggatcagccggctactgccgcctctgggttccaggttttgctgagatcgccaggcccctatatgaagctaccaaagaggggaaaacatttaaatggactgaaaaagaagaaattgcctttaatcagttaaaaaaggccctcctaagtgccccagccctgggcctaccagacattatgaaacccttccacctctttgtagacgaacataagggaatagcaaaaggggttctaactcaagccttaggcccctggaaccgcccagtggcttacctgtctaagaaactagacccagtggctgccggctggccgccatgcctaagaattattgcggcgacagcactcctagtcaaggatgcagacaaactgaccctaggacaggagatctggatcacaaccccacacgccattgaaggggtcctgaaacagcctcctgatagatggatgagcaatacacgtgtgactcattaccagagcctcctactcaaccctccacgagtgcggttccaccccagtgcagccctcaatcctgcaaccctgctgcccgaccctgacctaggtgctccactacatgactgtgcgggaatcctggaacaagtacatggattccggatggacctgaccgaccagcccctccccgatgccgaggctacttggttcactgatggcagcagctttgtgcgagatggacacaggtatgcgggtgcagcggtggtcaccgaaatggacaccgtatgggcggaggctctaccctccggaacgtcagcccagcgagcggagctcatagccctcaccaaggcgctgatgctgggagctggaaaacggcttaacatctacacagacagccgttatgcatttgccacagctcatattcatggggcaatttatcaggagagggggttactgacggcagaaggacggactataaaaaataagcaggagatacttaacctgcttacggccttatggcttcctgccaagctagccattatccactgccaagggcaccaaaaagctgataacccagtagctagaggtaatcgaaaggctgaccaggcagccaaggcagtagcccttactccagtccccaccatgaccatacaactaccagacccgggagacccagttttaccagaccagcccaaatactcccaggaggagttacagcggatcaagaaactccccatggcccaggagataaagggatggtggtatacacctaacaaggagctcgtgctgccagaccggctcggagtctcaatattagagcacatgcatcggtctactcacatgggggcccgaaaattaaaagacttaatccgacatgccggaatcaagattcaccaacaggacaccaaaatagagcaagttgtatctgcctgcaagacctgccaactcaccaacgcgaaagccacatcaaataaaaaaggaaccaggctcagaggcaccagaccgggagcccaatgggaagtcgacttcactgaagtcaaaccaggaaagtatggttataaatatcttttagtatttacagacaccttctctggctgggtggaggcatacccaaccaagcatgaaacggctcagacggtggctaagaagctactagaagacatcttacccaggtatggttttcctgccatggtaggatcagacaatggaccagcttttatctctcaggtaacacaggcagtagccaaggcggtgggggcaaactggaaattacattgtgcttataggccccagagctcaggacaggtagaaagaatgaatagaaccctaaaagagacccttaccaaattaaccatggagactggcggggactgggtgactctcctaccgtacgccctttaccgggttagaaacactccttacactctgggttttactccctacgagatcatgtttggcaggccaccccctgttattcccagccttcgagctgaacttcttgcagagtttaaagatcaagaactttttctttccttgagagggctccagagggcgcacgaggatatttggccgcgcctccgtgccatctacgaggctggcccgaccccgacacctcatcagtacaagccgggagactgggtctatgtcaagaggcaccaccgagagactctcgagccgcgctggaagggaccctacattgtagtgctgacaacccccaccgctctcaaagtagacggcatcgcgacctgggtccatcacacccacgttcag
- the MRPL30 gene encoding 39S ribosomal protein L30, mitochondrial, whose amino-acid sequence MSTLYDGWVCVLRFVGARLLCFPSPLKRTVTTLMAGILRSIVQKPPDGLQTVTKGVESLICTDWIRHKFTKSRIPDKVFQPSPADHEKYGGDPQHPHKLHIVTRIKSTKRRPYWEKDIIKMLGLEKAHTPQVHKNIPSVNAKLKVVKHLIRIQPLKLPQGLPAEEDMSNTCLKSTGELVVRWHLNPVDQEAVKS is encoded by the exons ATGAGTACGCTATATGACGGCTGGGTTTGTGTGTTGCGCTTCGTGGGCGCCCGTCTGCTCTGCTTCCCCTCG CCTTTGAAGAGAACAGTCACCACACTCATGGCAGGGATTTTGCGCTCAATAGTTCAGAAGCCCCCAGATGGACTCCAA ACTGTAACAAAAGGTGTGGAGTCTCTCATTTGTACAGATTGGATTCGTCACAAATTTACCAAGTCAAGAATTCCAGATAAA GTATTTCAGCCTTCACCTGCAGATCATGAAAAATATGGTGGGGATCCACAGCACCCTCATAAACTACATATTGTTACCAGAATAAAGAGTACAAAAAGACGTCCATATTGggaaaaagatataataaagatGCTTGGATTAGAAAAA GCACATACTCCTCAAGTTCACAAGAATATACCTTCAGTGAATGCAAAACTGAAAGTGGTTAAACATTTGATAAG AATCCAGCCCCTGAAGTTGCCGCAAGGACTTCCAGCGGAAGAGGACATGTCTAACACGTGCCTCAAGAGCACTGGGGAATTAGTGGTGCGGTGGCATCTAAACCCTGTAGATCAGGAAGCAGTTAAGTCCTAA
- the MITD1 gene encoding MIT domain-containing protein 1 isoform X1 translates to MARSGQEQEAESTAAFKVLKRAMELDSESRYQQALVCYQEGIDLLMQVLRGTKDVTKKCNLRKQISSYMDRAEIVKKYTDQEKEDGKYHRQIKIEENATGFSYESLFQEYLNETVTEVWIQDPYIRQIHQLYNFLRFCEMLIKRPCKVKTIHLLTSLDEGSGKEQQSSGLQEIKESLKNHGVLLELEYSSSVHDREIRFNNGWMIKIGRGLDYFKKPQSRFSLGYCDFDLRPCHETTVDIFHNKHTKKI, encoded by the exons ATGGCGAGATCCGGACAGGAGCAGGAAGCCGAAAGCACAGCTGCATTCAAGGTGCTAAAGCGGGCGATGGAACTGGACTCGGAGTCCCGGTACCAGCAGGCTCTGGTGTGTTACCAGGAGGGGATTGACCTGCTCATGCAGGTCCTGAGAG gcACCAAAGATGTTACAAAGAAATGTAATctcagaaaacaaatttctagCTACATGGATAGAGCAGAAATAGTGAAGAAATACACGGAtcaagaaaaagaag atGGAAAATATCATCGGCAGATTAAAATAGAAGAGAATGCAACAGGTTTCAGTTACGAGTCACTTTTTCAAGAATATCTTAATGAAACAGTTACAGAAGTTTGGATACAAGATCCTTATATTAGACAGATTCATCAG CTGTATAACTTTCTTCGATTTTGTGAGATGCTTATTAAGAGACCGTGTAAAGTAAAAACCATTCATCTTCTCACCTCTCTGGATGAA GGTAGTGGGAAAGAGCAGCAAAGTAGTGGCCTGCAAGAAATAAAAGAGTCACTCAAGAATCATGGAGTGCTGTTGGAATTAGAATATTCTTCTTCAGTACATGACCGAGAAATTAG GTTTAACAATGGATGGATGATTAAGATTGGAAGGGGACTTGATTATTTTAAGAAACCACAG aGTCGTTTTTCCCTTGgatattgtgattttgatttaagACCATGTCATGAAACAACGGTGGACATTTTTCATAACAAGCACACAAAAAAAATATGA
- the MITD1 gene encoding MIT domain-containing protein 1 isoform X2, which translates to MARSGQEQEAESTAAFKVLKRAMELDSESRYQQALVCYQEGIDLLMQVLRDGKYHRQIKIEENATGFSYESLFQEYLNETVTEVWIQDPYIRQIHQLYNFLRFCEMLIKRPCKVKTIHLLTSLDEGSGKEQQSSGLQEIKESLKNHGVLLELEYSSSVHDREIRFNNGWMIKIGRGLDYFKKPQSRFSLGYCDFDLRPCHETTVDIFHNKHTKKI; encoded by the exons ATGGCGAGATCCGGACAGGAGCAGGAAGCCGAAAGCACAGCTGCATTCAAGGTGCTAAAGCGGGCGATGGAACTGGACTCGGAGTCCCGGTACCAGCAGGCTCTGGTGTGTTACCAGGAGGGGATTGACCTGCTCATGCAGGTCCTGAGAG atGGAAAATATCATCGGCAGATTAAAATAGAAGAGAATGCAACAGGTTTCAGTTACGAGTCACTTTTTCAAGAATATCTTAATGAAACAGTTACAGAAGTTTGGATACAAGATCCTTATATTAGACAGATTCATCAG CTGTATAACTTTCTTCGATTTTGTGAGATGCTTATTAAGAGACCGTGTAAAGTAAAAACCATTCATCTTCTCACCTCTCTGGATGAA GGTAGTGGGAAAGAGCAGCAAAGTAGTGGCCTGCAAGAAATAAAAGAGTCACTCAAGAATCATGGAGTGCTGTTGGAATTAGAATATTCTTCTTCAGTACATGACCGAGAAATTAG GTTTAACAATGGATGGATGATTAAGATTGGAAGGGGACTTGATTATTTTAAGAAACCACAG aGTCGTTTTTCCCTTGgatattgtgattttgatttaagACCATGTCATGAAACAACGGTGGACATTTTTCATAACAAGCACACAAAAAAAATATGA
- the MITD1 gene encoding MIT domain-containing protein 1 isoform X3, which yields MDRAEIVKKYTDQEKEDGKYHRQIKIEENATGFSYESLFQEYLNETVTEVWIQDPYIRQIHQLYNFLRFCEMLIKRPCKVKTIHLLTSLDEGSGKEQQSSGLQEIKESLKNHGVLLELEYSSSVHDREIRFNNGWMIKIGRGLDYFKKPQSRFSLGYCDFDLRPCHETTVDIFHNKHTKKI from the exons ATGGATAGAGCAGAAATAGTGAAGAAATACACGGAtcaagaaaaagaag atGGAAAATATCATCGGCAGATTAAAATAGAAGAGAATGCAACAGGTTTCAGTTACGAGTCACTTTTTCAAGAATATCTTAATGAAACAGTTACAGAAGTTTGGATACAAGATCCTTATATTAGACAGATTCATCAG CTGTATAACTTTCTTCGATTTTGTGAGATGCTTATTAAGAGACCGTGTAAAGTAAAAACCATTCATCTTCTCACCTCTCTGGATGAA GGTAGTGGGAAAGAGCAGCAAAGTAGTGGCCTGCAAGAAATAAAAGAGTCACTCAAGAATCATGGAGTGCTGTTGGAATTAGAATATTCTTCTTCAGTACATGACCGAGAAATTAG GTTTAACAATGGATGGATGATTAAGATTGGAAGGGGACTTGATTATTTTAAGAAACCACAG aGTCGTTTTTCCCTTGgatattgtgattttgatttaagACCATGTCATGAAACAACGGTGGACATTTTTCATAACAAGCACACAAAAAAAATATGA